One window from the genome of Dermacentor silvarum isolate Dsil-2018 chromosome 5, BIME_Dsil_1.4, whole genome shotgun sequence encodes:
- the LOC119454353 gene encoding uncharacterized protein LOC119454353, which yields MSPGTKAREAERKRQQRVAASPDTKAREAERKRQQRMAASPGTKAREAERKRQQRVASSPGTKAREAERRRQQRVAASPGTKAREAERRRQQRVAASPGTKAREMVRKRQQWLPSQLGPSTDYSNTP from the coding sequence ATGTCACCGGGTACCAAGGCCAGAGAAGCGGAACGGAAGCGACAacagcgagtggccgcgtcaccggaCACCAAGGCCAGGGAAGCGGAAAGAAAGCGGCAGCAGCGAATGGCCGCGTCACCAGGCACCAAGGCCAGGGAAGCGGAAAGAAagcggcagcagcgagtggccTCGTCACCGGGCACCAAGGCCAGGGAAGCGGAGCGTAGacggcagcagcgagtggccgcgtcaccgggcACCAAGGCCAGGGAAGCGGAGCGTAGacggcagcagcgagtggccgcgtcaccgggcACCAAGGCCAGGGAAATGGTACGAAAGCGGCAGCAGTGGCTGCCGTCGCAACTGGGTCCTAGCACCGACTACAGCAACACACcataa